In the genome of Lathyrus oleraceus cultivar Zhongwan6 chromosome 4, CAAS_Psat_ZW6_1.0, whole genome shotgun sequence, the window caaaattgttttggttttgggttgttgttggagacatgaatgccctgcacagagactaactcaataaagcgaaattgttttgtctcatcccatttttggtttctcttctgaaattgttttttgtttattctaattagtaatggataatacatggatgtcttccaatcgattttcgagagagtacgagaatggggtatccgaattcgttaagtttgtcgttgcgcacgccgaagaccccagtagaatgatatgtccttgcttgggttgttgttatgggaaacgggttgacacagttcagttgacatcgcatctaatgaggcatggaattgatcgaagttatacatgttagaatttgcatggtgagaaaagtaacgagaatgttgaaccgggggatagtacgacctatgcctcaaactatagtggcgcagatacatacgattgtgatcgagttgaagagattgcaaaagcacttgaaggagatcttaaggattgtcccgaaatgtttgagaggttggtaagtgatgcagagaaacctttgtatgatggttgcactaaattcacaagattgtctgcggtattaaagttgtacaacttaaaggcgggcaatggatggtcaGGTAAAggtttcacagagttattagcccttttgaaagatatgcttcctgaggataatgttcttcctaatcgaacatatgagaccaaaaagatgttgtgctctattggcatgagctatgataagatacatgcatgtccaaacgattgcgttttgtttcaaaatgagtatgcatcgttaaatgagtgtcctaaatgcggtgtctcgcgatataagaacaagttgtctccagcaaaagtcttgtggtattttcctgttattccgagatttagacgcatgtttcatagtgaaaccgattcaagacacttgacctggcatgcagatgaaagaattatagatggaaagtatcgacatccggcagattcaccacagtggttgaaaattgataatgattatcctgaatttggagaagaatcaagaaaccttcgcttggcattatctactgatggaatgaacccacacggtatccagagtatctcacacagtacatggcctgtgattattatgatttataacctacctccatggctatgtatgaagcgtaagtacatgatgttgtctatgttgatttctggacctaaacaaccagggaatgacatagacgtgtacttgaagcccttaatcgaagatttaaagattttgtgggagaccggtgtggaggtttatgatggatataggaaagaaagtttcaacttgagggcggtgttgtttggcacaattaatgattttccagcatacggaaatctatcagggtatagcataaaaggtcaatgtgaatattatatcaaatgattcatatattagaaatgatcataatgagggtatttagatcaatccaaccgtccgtgttgttaagagacatgtagaacatattccaaccaagaaaagaaagagaacttagtgaaaaaggtacaggtcaaatgattttaattgttttctttattacaggtaaaatggcttttattacagcaaatcgagtcagttgcataaaaaaaaaaggtataaacacaattatatgatatttatgcatagaaaatgttaattcttgatcttatacttcacctaactaattttatgatattttaggttcatgctattgatattgaacaaaaagaggttgttgctaagaagactgcggctagcaaaaaaaacatacatctcagagatgcttttgctacttagttttatttctttttaagttatgaattggttgtatatttagaatatttagaagttaaacgattatatatcagtggattgttgtatatgtatggattgttgtatataaggcttgttgaatgcaatgtgttGAATATAGcacttttttaaaaaaaaattttaaataaccacccactttagagggcgctttccaaaataagcgccctctaaaccctttaaatttccactttagagggcgctttccagtaaaagcgccctctaaacccttaaaagtttccactttagagggcgctttctttaaaaagcgccctctaaagtggcccttaaagggcttaaagagccactttagagagcgtGTTCACTAGGAaaaaaaagcgttgtctttacctatgccagcgccagattagagggcgctttaaagcgctgttataggccaaaaaaaacgccctcttttcccttatttggcgtagtgtgtGTTGGTGGATAATACTGCCCAGTCCTCAATTttctcattcatggatggtttttctggctataatcagataAGGATGGCTCTGGAATACATGGAAAAACTACTTTTATTACCCCctgaggaacattctgttataaggtcatgccttttggattaaagaatgttggtgcaacgtatCAAAGGGAAACAgtgactctctttcatgatatgattcataaagagattgaggtgtatgtcaAAGATATGATTGCAAAGTCTCAAACAGAGGAGGAACATCTGGTTCATCTGTCGAAGTTGTTTGAACGACTGAGGAAATTCAAAGTGAGATTAAATCCTAACAAATGCACTTTCGGGGTAAGATATGGAAAACTGCTAGGTTTTATCGTGAGCAAGCGTGGGATTGAAGTCGATCCTGATAAAGTCAAAGCAATACAGAATATGCAAGCTCCAAaaacagagaaagaggttcgcGGTTTTTTGGGGAGGTTGAACTACATAGCTAGATTCATCTCGCACCTCACAGCTACGTGTGAGCCCATCTTTAAATTACTTTACAAAGATCAAACCGTTGAATGGAATGACAATTTCCAGAACACGTTTTaaagaataaaagaatatttgAAAGATCCTCCGATCTTAATACCTCTAATGCCAGACAGACCTCTTATTATGTACATGAccgttcttgatgaatccatggGTTATGTTCTTGGGCAACATGACGAAACAGGTAGAAAATAAAACGCCATCTATTACTTCAGTAAGAAGTTCACAAATTACGAGAAAAGGTATACGCTATTggaaaaaacatgttgtgcacttgctTGGGCCGCCGGACGCttaagacaatacatgttgacGCATACGACATTATTGatctctaagatggatcccatcaagtacatatttgaaaagcctgctcTTACAGGAAGGGTCACCCGTTGGCAGATGGTCTTAACAAAATAGGATATCCAGTACGTCACGCAGAAAGCTATCATGGATAGTGTACTCTCTGACTATTTGGCACGTCAACCTGTAGAAGACTATCAACCCATGAAATTCGACTTCCCCGACGAAGATATCTTGTTCATCAGAGAATGCAATATTCCAGGCCCTGAGGAAGGCCCCAAACCAGGATTTCGATGGACGCTTGTGTTCGACGGTGCTCCCAATGCTCATGATCATGAGGTAGGCGCAATGATCACTTCCCCAACAGGATTTCATCTTCCATTTACCACAAGATTATGCTTTGACTGCACCAATAATATGGTAGAATATGAGGCATGTATATTCGGTATCGAAGCAACAATTGACTTAAGAATCAAAATACTTGAGGTTTATGGTGACCCAGCTCTTGTTATCAGCCAGATACGAGGAGTCTGGGAGACCCGTGACCACAAGTTAATTCCTTATAGAGAACATGTCATGAAGTTGATTCCCTACTTTGATGAAATCACTTTTCATCATATTCCGAGGGATGAGAATCAGTTGGTCGATGCTCTTGCTACTTTTTCATCCATGTTTAAAATACAATGGAGGAATCAAGCTCCGTCCATCAATGTTGAACTCCTAGATGAACCCACTTATTGTATGGCAGTTGAAGAAGAATTAGATGAAAAaccttggttctatgacatcaAAAGGTATGTTGAGAAGCAGGAGTACCCAGATAATGCATCTATTAAAGATAAGATATCCTTGAGGAAGCTAGCTTCTCATTTCTTTGTAAGTGGGGGAGTGTTGTATAAGCGGAGTTATGATTCGGTcttactcagatgcgtggatagacacgaagcagagTGAATTATAACAGACGtacatgaaggttcctttggaacacattgtagtacctcaaatttgcacctcccatttgtacatccattttcatttttaggtcattaggattgcattagcattgcatagtccattacatctcatcaagcaagactggtcaggagattcaactgtgcaaggcaatAAGAGCATTatccatgagatcaaagccctagggtggcTCCATTGAGCTTAtatgacccaaggatcattttgaagtggcttggccaagtgttgaaggctcagaattcatcagtgcatgtgcaagtcatctgatgcccacaaaagtcaacagaagtcaactgcaaagtcaattgtggatttggaggtgggaagtgattagagatgACTCATTCATGTTCAgacaagtctcatttgacatttcaaacactcacattgaagaatttgaagtcagatcaagactttcccaaaatagcaagtgacctataatttgaactttccaaaaatggaaaggttttggaccaacttcaactcaagattacatcatcaagaaagcttcaaatgaaattttgtccaacatgaaagttgaatatctttctctcccatttccaaaaagtccaagatcatgaacttctcatgtgtggttgaggagatatggtccaatcatggcaaagtgtgttcaaaAATTCAAgtgggcataacttttgaaccaaagctccaaaatgagtggtcctttttgcattttgatcctcataacatgtgctttccaagcataccattacatgacatgaatttcctttgcatgggcatgtgcttattcatgaaggtttttgaagaaaatttcataaaaccattttggttgatcatgagcataaaataccaattcaaaagcttgcatgggcattaagtaagtgattttgggccagattcgtgtactgttcacgtggcttTTCATGCATGGAGGTGAAAATATCATTTTGTGCATACACCTTACAAGTTGATTAATCTTAATGgcatttggcttaaacaggttCTAAACATGATTAACATGGCATATATATTGTTAATTCTAACTGTATTGGTCATTAGCATccatttcagatctagattcaaaaaatcatccaaacttttctctcaaaatatttttcaatttcttcacacaagagcATTTTCTATTGATTGATTCATGATCATGAAGCATTTTTGAGTGGAACTGGACGTGGAATTGGATCAAACCGTGCCATGTTTGCTCAtactcaaagcttgaagcatccatggagttTGCAAAATTAACTGGATTTGTGCTTGTTTGAGCTTCATTCCTTCCACCAATCACctccacaagcatcatagaagagaTTGGAAGCATTACAAGCCTTGTATCACGCGATTCCAAGTTCTGTTCATCAAGAAGGTCAGTTTTCGAGTTCAATTATTTTGCAAATCGTTGATTGGTGAGCATGCTGATATGAAATTCGAGTGAATTGGTGCACTGTACGCAAAGTTATGCTTGATGGAAAGTTTGATGCAAATTTTTCTTTCCTTCGATTTGGATGATATGTGATGTTTTAGTGCAAAATGATAGTTGATCTTGCATGTACATGAGATGAGGAATCGATTGGTATATGTTTTAATGATTTCTGGACACTTtttgaattttctggaaatttacatgaagatcatcatgatcttcatcttcaacctatgaagtTCATGCTGTTTCCAGAATTGCTTTGAAGTTGCTAGGGTTTTGTTACGAACATTCATCCATTAGCTACAAAATTTTGAATTAGCTACGATTTCTGGAAAATGCACTGCCAGGCTTAGGGTTAAGTCAAAACGTGGTCGTTTTGGGTTAGGCGCGCTCCAATTTCAAATTCGTgccaggttcgatcctggccgaAGGAACttttcaaattgccatgcattttttcactttccctcccattttcaaaTACTAGCTccattttgatttttaatttttccatcaacttcaaaaaatcgcaataaattgaaaaatgcatcaatttcactccaatATTTTGCACAATGCTCCTTGGTTTGGCTACATTTTTATGAGCATAaatttgcaagttgtgcttggctggaaaaataatttgtcctagggtgattgaacatgtatccatttaTGATATTGCCTTGTTCCTttcatcataaaatgctcaaaaattATCCAATTTGTCCTAGTTGTGCTTGActctgaaattttgtgtgtagtTTCTAGACACAATGCTGGACATgttggctttggtttgatatttttcccatgcaccaattctgttttatgattgagttaacttggtgtgacaatttgtgtcacacctttgattgcttgacttgtacaatgtgattgccatgcctaatgatgtccaatgcttctgtttttgtgtgtgttgatcatgttagatgtcttgagAATTCATGAGTGTTTCCAGActtatttgaatcatttctgttttgatttgaatttttcattcatgttgaccatttggatgctttgaaatcacctttgacttcacttgatcatgaaatgcatttggttaatgattttgatatgagcctttttaggatatgtcaatatgggtttgaagttgcttcatgtcaagtttaaagttctgttttgactttttgaccttcttttgaccctaggctttgacctagtggtttggacttatcatttgagttatgatttcaggttcagatgcaccttgccatgattggagtgACTCATTCATTTAATCCTGattattggttgatgttggctaacattgtgttgttttgtaggctttgagaacaaattcacttgtgcttgtgccttgctcattgttgcttgatgctttgtctgtacagttgagctgattggtttagattttttcacaggtacctaagttgctttgagttcattttgaacttgctttgctagcttgtggtttgcttaccactgaggtataattcttctgacttcatgtagtctggaagacctgtcctgtaatgtgggcaggcacctgtctgaagtcctccttaagaggcaattcttgtgtttgtttaatgttgtgccctgtacattcaaagacctcctaagtgaagaggcattggcagatacaagggatgtgcaatccatcccctgctattcagttgagtcattcatcctgctcacaccattgtgttgatgcactttgaatatgagcccaagatcctgttgagtcagtcatctgtggagaagagttcctacattctgaactcccacaccttctatttgagtcaagctctctCAGGCCAGGGATAAaagctgtgaggtcttaccctcacttcccatttcatctgcttcaccctaactctcaatgttagggttaagagctaaccacacccttttccagttggcttgtttgtcgaggttgatttgaccccttgactaaagcctagccttgtgtgagccacttgtttgtatatagtgtgtgtgcttgcttttatgcttgtgttatgactgtgttgtttaggatagcttgcttcctgtgcaagttagatagaaacctcaacatagggatcatatgcatgacaacttctaggctcgagtcgtagtctccctagtagtctgttatctccctttgtctctggttaggtaagaagttctttccctgttaaggggaactacgtcgccctgatcctcataccagatgaggtacgtaggcaggagattgagctgatctctccgggcactttcttttccttttgtgtgtgtttgttatccttttctggttggagtctgacgtaagtccagcgattggctgttggtttcctgtgtcttgtttgcttgttggagtctgacgtaagtccagcgattggcagttggtttcctgtgtgtgtttgttggttcggagtctgatgtaagtccagcgattggcgttcggtttccatgtttgcctgtttgtgtggagtctgacgtaagtctagcgattggcagtcggtttcttgtttgtgttttgtttggcgtgcgttagccgagctatgagtgctctgattcttctccggtcagagaagatacgtatgcataggatgcgacatcctagcgagcacgtttcccccggtcccgaactacgtcgactctgatgtctgtgtctgacagactacgtaggcccaggatgcgatatcctaccgagtcccgtttcttttgtctttctgtgtttccttccagccttgtgcagtttgtgagcagtttttagcaaccttatcctttcttttgtgcgtggatcccgtcgagtacgacggatgcgtaggggtgctaataccttcccttcgcataaccgactcccgatcccatctctctctggtcgtgagaccatgtcttttccaggtttacttcgagcgtttcctttccctcctttgggataaataacacacggtggcggctctgttgtttctttttcccgccggtttttcgcgtaatgcgacacacaTGCAGGAGGACATTCGATGTCTAAAAATATTCTCCGAGCAGGATACTATTGGTTGACCATAGAAGTGGATTGTTTTCGTCATGTGCAgacttgtcacaagtgccagatctatgctgacAGAATACATGTGCCTCCAGTACCATTGAATGTCATCTCATCTCCATGGCCTTTTTCAATATGGGGCATTGATGTGATCGGACGTATTGAACCCACCGCTTCGAATGGacattgtaagaccctaattttgaccctaagatccctcatggcatcataacattgcatttgcataacctcaaggatcataagcattttggctctttgcctttgggtgggatctcttgtgagcTGGTTTGAGGTCACCAAGCGTGCTTGAACTGTatattttcttttctcttttttattcactaaccaaaagcacaaaaatatgtcactaacatcttttgtttgtagtttgagcagtcacaaggtcaaaagcttctaggagatcctatgtgcattgatatggtcaagagaagatgaaagcaaacatggcaatggtttccaaagctctcatccatcaaatatgtctcccaagtaccctatttcatcattttgatcaagcaAATCGAAGGGCTggaggcttgtttcccaaggaaaccctaattcaccttttcatcaactatgccttgctcatgaagcaacctcaacccatggtcaaatacaatcaggggaagttctttaattcatcatttcatgcatatttgaacttatttgagtgtcctcaatcatccattcatcaagatatgaggtgtggacttgagaaattgattagtcaattcatctaactattttgaaatacactgagacctaacgttttacGTGTTGGTCAAAAGCAGATGACtccaagagaaacaatgttcttaagaaccatatgaacaactttgatgttcatcaaaatttgatttgaagcttggaaggtcatcatcctttccaagacattataggtcattttgactgaaaccctaattttgggtcaacttcccaagaacataactcattcatttttcatggttttgaggttagacttaatgaattggaaagcttaatgtgtatacttcaaatgttatattgagcaaaattgcaaaatctcaaaagaaatacatgtgataatgcaaaacattataggtcactttggaccaaatacattgaaatgtgaaaaagtccaacttcaagcgcccataacttcttcatcaaaatccaaatgatgaaaaatttaagtccaaattggTAGCCTTGAAcagatctacaactttcatgttgaagattttgtcatttggagcttgcatcattgaaacaaaagggtttgaacattggccaattttggaaatttcacatatgcatgttttgcaccctacacttcaagttcagttttcattaatttccaaggcccaaatgaagttttgatcaacatgacatttgttccttatgcaataagctttccaaccattactcataatGTTGCGttttgattttggacatggcatttttgaaggcttcaatgtaatagtgcattttgtgaaaatcatttcaattgccatgcatgagctcatacagtccaatctgcacgtccattttaTTCATTtgtgatctcagcttgccaaatCAAGTAGAATTGGGCCAtccatgcacctgtacaggcccatgcatggaggccctcttctcccatgcaatgctttgttcatgctcccaccttgccatttgctatatataggagtgcttggcctctcatttcttcaaccttaaggcgccctacatgctgtgcaactgaaatcccacacccacaccaaaggaactctctcttttctctcaaaatttcacatctagaattcagtttcctcgactattttcttagatctaaaagttcctagacctttTCACCTTGatcctgtaagaccctaattttgaccctaagatccctcatggcatcataacattgcattttgcatagcctcaaggatcataagcatcttggttccctttgccaTTGGATGGGgtctcttgtgagtggtttgagatcaccaagcatgcttgaattgtatattatttcttttatcatttcatttcctaactcaaaagcataaaaatatgtcactaacatctattgtttgtagtttgagcagtcacaaggtctaaagcttctaggagatcctttgtgcaatggtatggtcaagagaagatggAAGCAAGCgtggtaatggttcccaaatctcccatccatcaaatatgtctcccaagtatctcaattcatcattttgatcaaagaaaatcaaggggtttgaggtttgtttcccaaggaaaccctaattcatctgtccatcaactatgccttgctcaacctcaacccatggtcaaatacaatcaagggaagttatttaattcatcatttaatgcatattttaacttatttaaatgtattcaatcatcaattcatcaagatatgaggtgtggacttgagaagttgatcagtaaattcatctaactattttaaaatgcattgagacctaactttttatgtgttggtcaaatggagatgaccccaagagaaaacatgttcttaagaacaatatgaacaactttcatgttcataaataaattgatttgaagcttgtaaggtcatcatccattccaagacattataggtcattttgactgaaaccctaattttaggtcaacttcccaagaacataactcattcatttttaatgattttgatgtgagacttaatgaattggaaagcttaatgtgtctacttcaaatgttatgtttagcaaaattgcaaaatctcaaaagaattacatgtgataatgcaaaacat includes:
- the LOC127136679 gene encoding uncharacterized protein LOC127136679; translation: MDSVLSDYLARQPVEDYQPMKFDFPDEDILFIRECNIPGPEEGPKPGFRWTLVFDGAPNAHDHEVGAMITSPTGFHLPFTTRLCFDCTNNMVEYEACIFGIEATIDLRIKILEVYGDPALVISQIRGVWETRDHKLIPYREHVMKLIPYFDEITFHHIPRDENQLVDALATFSSMFKIQWRNQAPSINVELLDEPTYCMAVEEELDEKPWFYDIKRYVEKQEYPDNASIKDKISLRKLASHFFVSGGVLYKRSYDSVLLRCVDRHEAE